The DNA region ttgtcatttcattcatttttgttgtttgtttttttgtcattacAACTTTTacggacaacattttaccgccaaagtcttaattttaaattcatatataggaaagtcaattacatgcaatgacattttcggccaccagggtggCTATGCCTCTTCAGCCACCCCTAAATCTCTGCGTATGCCCATCCCCCCCGCGATAGTCATCCTTGCTACCATATAATACACTGTTATGACCAAACGACATTGTATTTCTTTTCGTATTTCATTCAGAGGTGCTCATTGTTTGCTCCATGATCTACTTTAAGGAGACAACCTCCCACGATCTTACAGTGGGGGGTGGGgcgctgcataacctcatatgttgctcacacaacataattaactatatacattaaaaaaaaaaaaaaaatctttttgttgTCGTGAGCTACGCACAATAGCATTGTGATCGACGTAATTGGCACCCCTGATCTAATCCAATAATGATATAGgaatcaaattgattagcagatCACATGGTGCAGCCTGTTGTAAAATTTCCACTCCAATAACTGTCTTTGTCCTTTACACTGTTTTGTGGTTTCCCCAGCTTTGGATAGTCCTTCTCACTGCAGCACCATCCTGTTGTTCATCTTTGGTGTCATCTTCCTGGTTGGCATCCTTGGCAACAGCATCGTCATCTACACTATAATGAAGAAAACTAAATGCCGCGCCAAGCAAACCGTCCCGGACGTCTTCATCCTCAACTTGTCAATTGTCGACATGCTCTTCCTGCTCGGGATGCCCTTCTTGATCCATCAGTTGCTCGGCAATGGCACATGGCGCTTCGGCGCCACCATGTGCACGGTCATCACGGCGCTGGACTCCAACAGTCAGATAGTGAGCACGTACATCCTCACGGCCATGACGCTCGACCGCTACGTCGCTACGGTGCATCCCATCCGCTTCAACTACATCCGCACGCCGTGCGTGGCCTCATTCGTCATTGCTGTGGTCTGGGCTCTCTCCCTGATCACCATCATCCCCGTGTGGATGTACGCCGACCTCATGCCCCTGCCGGGTGGACTAGTAGCCTGCGCTTTGCTCTTGCCTGACCCCGTCACCAACATGTACTGGTTCACACTCTACCAGTTCTTCCTGGCCTTTGCCATCCCTCTTGCCATCATCTGTAGGGTGTTCTTCAAGATACTGCAGCACATGTCTAGCAGTGTGGCCCCGCTCCCCCAGCGGAGCCTGAGGGTACGCGTCAGGAATGTGACAAGAATGGCGGTGGCCATTTGCTTGGCCTTTTTTATCTGCTGGGCACCCTACTACATCCTGCAGCTGGTCCACCTGGGTATACAGAACCCTAGCATTGCCTTCTCCTATGCCTACAACATTGCCATCAGCATGGGCTACGCCAACAGCTGCATCAACCCCCTTCTTTACATCATCCTGAGCGAGACCTTCAAGAAGCATTTCCTCAGGGCCGTGCAGCCGACCAACAGGAAGTTTAACGTCAACTCCAGCACCACGGAGGCTGGCAGTCTGAGCATGAGGATTGTACCCGAAGGGCCTCAAATGGCACCGGTGGCAAGGGAGATACCATCTAGTGTCGCCCCACAGTGAAGCAACTTTTCTGCTCCTCTGCTTTTCTTACTGAGCCAGCATATAGTTTTAATTAAAGGGAAAGATCATTATTATGTGTATTCCAGTGGAAAGAATCTCGTTtaacaaattgaaaaacatgcagaatcacatCCTTCTGATCTATTACAGTGGAGAAAAAGTTTCATAAAAACCTATATCTGAAAAGTAGACAAAATTGCTGTTATCACTTATTTTTAAATACTATTGCTCCAGATATCAGTTATACCTATCCTCACCATCATGGTTATTGCAAAAGGAATATTGTTTACATGTGAAGCGACACTTGAATAGTCGTACATACAGATTTTGTAAACAAAATGCCAGGCGCATGGAACAAAAAGGTGTAAAAGGCTCAAAAGTGTATTCTGCACATTTTCTGCCCAAATGTTTATTGGTGGATGTGTACGGGAAAAACGATTAGAGAGCAAAGAAAGgcaataggaaaaaaaacacttgtttgAGGATGACGCCGTACCGACAGAGTTGGAACACAAAAAGTGAATTGGACTTTGCTCGAGTTATGCTCCcgcattgcggtgacggcgcagcgactacggtgtCATTtgatggttctccggccaggtgacgcgttgctctgtaattcaccgccaagccactagaggggtgttgcgttatgtttgtacagttttggggcatgcttgttgacttcctcttgtctagtttaacggagaaaaataaacaatgcaagatggaacgcttgaatgttgtTACGAGTACCCCTGGTTGTCAGGGGCCGCGGCGTAACATAAGACGGCAGGTGTGCAATGAGGAGGCAGTGACAAgtcaaaattgcaaataaaaagtttatttaacagaaaagaaacaatggacacagagcacacaaacatttacccaACCCCCTGCACTATGCAGCAAACACCAAATAAACAGTTCAAAAACCCCAACTAAACCTAGAACCCAAAACAACCCCCAAACTAAAACACTACAGTGACAGGCACCTATTGCGCCCCAAAATACATGGGTGGTGTTGCCGCTCTATCTAATGGACTAATACAGAGAGTTGGTACCTACGTGAGGTGGGAGACACGATGTAGACCTGCAGGTGTCTAACTAAAGTCCCTACCTCTGTGCTCTGCGCCAAcctaaagaaaaagacaaaagagatcATTAATAAACAAGTGGCAGAAAGCAAACTTCACAAACGGAATCAAAGTCAAAACATAACAGGCTTCAACAAACCAATACAACCAAAGTGAGAGCTGCCACCGCCTCTCTTGAACagagcaaacaattcaacttatatagtggcaggacgaacagatgattggatgattgaCTAATGAGGAAGTGGTTCCAGCTGTGGAGGCCTTCTGAGATCACACAGGTGGAAACTACTGcaaatgaaaaatacaggtgaaaaccaacataaacCAGTACAAAGTGAAAGGAAAAACATACATACCTGAACAAAAGCAAAAATTACTCCCCATCCGTAacaaatgtggatcttcagctcatcaacattgaataaatgttgatcatattaatgttgaggcgcaggcgacgcagaagacggttttgaGGCGGtccgtccaacttttgatgccgcatagagagttctagccttgggtggaaaccagctagctgtggcggctagcttcaaactggtgtcgagcactgcgtccagcgttttgtccgaggtctgcaaagccctccagcccgatttgtgtgcagtgttctacaaccagccagtgggaagtcatagcagatttctggcgtctatggaacttcccaaactacgTTGGAATCCTTGATGTtaatgttatcataaaagcaccgcggcactctcaatcagtgatgatgtatcgtgtgtgaactgtctgttgttgaaaattaaacatcaaaacaactgttttgacaccaaacttatgctttattcttcatatacttgaagtgtgacacgtaaataagtcacagactcacagcaaacatatgtacacaataaatgatgaagtgcactaaccaaaaatacgacataaagtgataaaaagctggcagtttttggccgactgggtcaccgctttgtgtggccactcgattccgaacacacacgtctcggtggttcttccatttttttattcaatcgctgaccttgccatttggcagtctTTATGATGTATTGacaagacttgctcttcgatgatactcccgtcagcTTGGTCCATATTTGcatgtagaaaaataatgttttacaaaGGCGGTGATTTCGCACTGAAACCGAAACAacggtctgagcggaccaatcacactccaatttctgccacgtcatatgcattgacgtgacgctagggtttgaaaaatcaataggtacacgtcaggctacggctcagggtcgtaaatcggttgTTCCTTGAGGGCGCAGGTCtaacgcggaagcataactcggcctttaattttcatcccaaatggtgtagagcaggggtgggcaaaccagtcctcgcggggccgcagtgggtcctggtctttgttccaattgattcagcacagacagtttaaccaatgaagttttagTGGAaaaaagaagcacctgactgcaatcaactgattgcacttgtaagaaaccatatTGGTGaacggctgtcctcatgatgggtatggacaaaaacccgcacccactgcgcccctttgtggaatatattgcccacccctggtgtaGAGGAAAAAGTGACAGATTGAACAGGTACAGTAACTTTAAATAGTTTGTGTGCCCATATTCTTTTCCTCTTGCTACAGTGAGGATCAGAATTATTTGCATCCCTTGTctcaagtggaaatgcatctatcattttaaatttcagacctctattttttaagtgggtgaacttgcaaaatcacaagggatgCAAATACCTCTGCTCctcactatatacagtatgtgttcaaGTCTATAGGTGTTCCAAGCTGTCCGCCTCAGTGCCTCCCTCATTGTACTGAAAAGACTGCCCAAACATTAGCATACTTTTCATTATGTAGaagtgtggaaaataagtacagggtgacccataaaaaagtttacactcagttgactgcttgtttaaaagccattgaaacatatctaaataggttgtcatgcttaagtgattcattaaggtcactcaatgcagctggtaatctctcgtctctacaattcctgagcttctgctgaaaatgaagaaaactttagctgtacctgaattgctgcgtgccggtctgacacctactgagattgcagcaaatctgagaatgtcCGGATGTGCAGTcaccaaagttaaaaagaagctgaaagatactggaacagcctcacgaaaacctgggtctggaagtgcccgatctgtggggaccaaaaagttgattgacaaggtgatatgtggccacccagagtccagatctcaatcccctggattatagcatatgggcaactgtggaggacagtgcctgtaagaagccacaaacttctgtggcagccttggagaggtccattgttagatcttgggaaaagatgacagcatcctacataaagaacacctgtcaagcgttccgcaggcgcctggaggctattgtgacacttaagggaggacacattgaaaaatagagtgtaccgtacatgttctttacaataatgtataatttgtgattaaattctaattctaaactgaataaacatggcatttaagttgtattatggcagtgtaaactttttttttgggtcaccctgtatgtcgttatgacaaaaaaaattgtcaccACGTCTCCTAAGAAGCTAAATTCAATGATTGTCTGAACTCAAATTAATACGCCTGCAGTGTGCTGAAGGCTTCAAACACATTATAATTTGAGAAACTTGTCATTCGAACTATGTGAATTAGGAACTTCCTTCACAATTTTTATTTGCCTTGCAGCCCAAAACTGCTAAGTCTGCAGCCCGCTCTGGCTTTCTAACGAATGCTGGCTGCCCATAACAAAATGTAACACATATTTTGTTCCCAGGATTTAAGTGGTATTTTCTAGTTTGTTTCGTGGCATTaacataaaaacacttttgtttcccaaaaagtttaaGGTTTGAAATcctattttccacttttcctTACTATTGTACACTTCCCTCTttttatagacttagtttgacctgacaaaatgacattgaACAAATATTTTCTGCACAACTCGGATGTAAAATcagaaattttgaatatagcctctaattttagcaaaaccaaactttTACCTTTTTCGCAGCACTTTTTCATTTTAGTTCAGATCtaagcaacacaaataaaatgattacaagccaggaacaatttttttttcctgtaacatGGTGCAATTTACCTTAAAGATCAAGGAGTGTGGGTATAACTGACCTGAGGTTcatcacaaaatggctgcgccaataaccagtcattttttattttcaagcattattttctccattgtTTGAAGTCTCAGAAATTAGCGATCTGCATACTTAGATTCATTGAGTAACCATGTTTTTAAGGTCACTTATACTAGGTGCAGTCTTTCCCGTTCAATGTTATTAGCAGAGTTCATTTAGGATCTGTTCTTAATTTGGGTTCCTGCAGaaccttaaaaagtcttaaatttactAATCTTGATAAAgtaaaaaagcttcatttggccatcactgttcccttgggagagacagtcaacctctgctaccagCACTGTTGTTGTCTAACATGCCTCTTACCATGCATTGCAgttctacagatgtaaataacaatcaaaatgttctgtgctaattatttcttcagttccagttgtttcattgattgctattcatggtatttggtaacacttaatttgacagtggcaccataagaatgtcattagacaatcataatcatgacatgacactttcatgagcattagtgaatgcttataacatgtcAATTAGcattatccagcaaattatctcacttgtgACATAATtcgccggataacacttaacatctgtcataagcattcagtcatgcccatgatagtgtcatgtcataattatgacggtcttatgacatcgctctcaaagtgttacctattaacccaaataaatcaacaaataagacgctctggactataagccggaggattcaaaatgaaggaaaaaagttattatccaaaaattacagtagttgCCAGCCAAACACAGAGCCAATTCTAAAATTGTCCTGAGGAATTTTCTCATTATCAGGGAATTAGCTTTGCCACAATGTTGACTGTGAAATTTGCCCTGGAATTGGCATTAAATTCTGTTTGAAATTGTCTTAAACATTTGAACTTTCACATGATGAAACCTGTTAAATATTCACACTGTGACTCAAGTGTGAGCACTGTCTTACCATCAGTGATGTTAAGATGTATTGTACAATGAAAAAGCTACTTTTCAGTGTTAATCACTAAACAATGTAAATCTCTTGCCGAATATTGCTGAAAATGTGTTAATGAACGCGTCTTGCACCACACACACATGCCAAGTTTCTCTGCTCATGACATGATCTGCAATGCTTAGTAGGGTTTTAGAGCGACTTTCAACTTTCTGATACAGGGTTACACATTGACGCCCGCCAGCCAGCGAAATGCAATGGAATTTCAGCTGTGGCGGATTTTACTCTTTGTACATGGTTCGGCACGCATCATGTCATGGATTGGTTGGTTTAAAAAGGTGTTTTTTGCGACCAGTTGGCTGCCCTGCGTTGGGGCTGTAAGGTGTTTTTTCAATGGAGACTGTCGACTTGCTGAAGTTGTACATCCAGCAAGAATGGGAGAGCTATCCAACTGCAAAGCTTCATAATGTAGTTTACTCAGCAAATGCTTATTGaatgtttttaaaatgaaatttgatGCATCACAGTTGGGAACATGACCTTGCTCAGTGTTTGGTAATGTGTTAGTCATCAAAGTCTAAATAAATTacaccacacaaacacacacaaaaaattactATCAGTTTTGAAGATtgagtcatagacttcactatcagttgatgagACAGCTTCTAAGTGCCATGATTTCCCGTAGGGAGCTGGGCCAGGCAGAGGGTCGTGGAAGTTTTCACTGCGATAAAGACTAACACATGCTGCGTTCTAACcctggatttaggtggaaacaggacgaacgTTTTGGTGCattcaagcaggcaggagtgtctcaagagtgatttcctCAAGGATTCAAGGCAATTATACAGAAA from Corythoichthys intestinalis isolate RoL2023-P3 chromosome 8, ASM3026506v1, whole genome shotgun sequence includes:
- the mchr1a gene encoding melanin-concentrating hormone receptor 1 codes for the protein MEFLDEFNFSLGYINATSALDSPSHCSTILLFIFGVIFLVGILGNSIVIYTIMKKTKCRAKQTVPDVFILNLSIVDMLFLLGMPFLIHQLLGNGTWRFGATMCTVITALDSNSQIVSTYILTAMTLDRYVATVHPIRFNYIRTPCVASFVIAVVWALSLITIIPVWMYADLMPLPGGLVACALLLPDPVTNMYWFTLYQFFLAFAIPLAIICRVFFKILQHMSSSVAPLPQRSLRVRVRNVTRMAVAICLAFFICWAPYYILQLVHLGIQNPSIAFSYAYNIAISMGYANSCINPLLYIILSETFKKHFLRAVQPTNRKFNVNSSTTEAGSLSMRIVPEGPQMAPVAREIPSSVAPQ